One Candidatus Cloacimonadota bacterium DNA window includes the following coding sequences:
- a CDS encoding CvpA family protein — protein sequence MNFLDIILMIFLLIFFVIGLKRGFILSFLQLLGIILVIVLVRQFGVIIREDIHVRLGISETWAIILGYVVIFIIVMILAKLISLILEKLMALISMGWLNNFIGGIFSVLFGFAIIIILVLLIEISSISTSLGKVREESKIYSAARVIAENIINNYVSEIPGSRQAPQRPPIPRDARPL from the coding sequence ATGAACTTTTTGGATATCATTTTAATGATCTTTCTACTGATCTTTTTCGTTATTGGTCTGAAGAGAGGGTTTATTCTTTCTTTTCTGCAGTTATTAGGTATAATTCTGGTCATTGTGCTCGTCAGACAGTTCGGAGTTATAATCCGTGAAGACATCCACGTTAGATTGGGAATCTCTGAAACATGGGCTATAATACTCGGATATGTAGTGATTTTTATTATTGTAATGATCTTAGCTAAGCTTATCTCTTTGATCTTGGAAAAATTAATGGCATTAATCAGCATGGGGTGGTTAAACAATTTTATTGGTGGTATTTTTAGCGTCTTATTTGGGTTTGCTATAATAATTATCTTAGTTCTGCTGATTGAAATCTCCTCTATCTCAACTTCACTGGGAAAAGTCAGAGAGGAATCAAAAATATATTCTGCAGCCAGAGTAATCGCAGAAAATATTATCAACAATTATGTCTCCGAAATTCCGGGTAGTCGTCAAGCACCTCAGAGACCGCCTATTCCTCGGGATGCGAGACCTTTATAA
- the rpsU gene encoding 30S ribosomal protein S21 yields the protein MPIVYSRDGEPFEITLKRFKKKCEKAAILSDIKKHQAYEKPSEERKRKQNVAKRKAMKIARKMQQYS from the coding sequence GTGCCTATTGTTTACAGTCGTGATGGAGAACCGTTTGAGATTACTCTGAAGCGTTTCAAGAAGAAGTGCGAAAAGGCAGCTATTCTCTCTGATATTAAAAAGCACCAAGCTTACGAGAAGCCAAGCGAAGAAAGAAAGAGAAAGCAAAATGTAGCTAAACGCAAAGCTATGAAGATCGCCAGAAAAATGCAACAGTATTCATAA